DNA sequence from the Cupriavidus oxalaticus genome:
ACGAAGCGATTGAAGACCGTGTCGCCCAGCTCGGCGGCAAAACCGATGCTCAGCGTGCCGGTGGCCACCGCAGGATCGAAATTGTCGGCGTCGCCTTCATTGATCGACGACCACAGGTCCAGCATGTCGCGGATCTTGGGGCCCAGCTCCAGCGCGCGGGGGGTGGGCGTCAGGCCGTGGGGAACGCGGATGAAGAGCGGATCGTCAAAGATCTCGCGCAACCGGCCCAGTGAATGCGACACGGCCGGCGCGGTCATATGCATCTTCTCCGCCACGTAGGTGGCGTTTCGCTTACTCAGCAGCTCGGTGAAGATCACTAAAAGCTTTGTGTCTACGTTCACCATGATCAGGCCCAGGTCAGATTTTTCTTAGCAAAGATGGCCCCACCACTTGCACTGGCTGCACATCAGAGTTCAACGGCATCTTGGTAGTGTAAGAGGAAAAAACAAGCTCGGAAAGCAAATTCGGCATTTTCGGAGCGCCGAACCTTGTCATATTTCCGAAAAATAGTGTCGTTTTTATGAAGATGATCTCATATACGCCCATTTTCAGTCCGCGGCAGACGCGCGCGCGTCGCACGTATATTGGCTGCCGCCATCCCATTTTTGTCATTCTTTTCCTAGGGCGCGGACGCGTCCGCCATCATGCCTCGCGGCAGGCTGGCTGAGCGAACGCCGCGCCCAAAGAAGAAACGCGCCCGAAGGCGCGTTTCTTCTTTACTGCCAGGACAGCCGGATTACTTGGCCACCACGCGGGCCATTTCCAGCACCTTGTTCGAGTAGCCCCACTCGTTGTCGTACCAGCTCACGACCTTGATGAAGGTACCGTCCAGCGCAATGCCGGCTTCGGCGTCGAAGATCGAAGTGCGGGCATCGCCGCGGAAGTCCGTGGCGACGACCTTGTCTTCGGTGTAGCCCAGCACGCCCTTGAGCGCGCCCTGGCTCTGGGCCTTCATCTCGGCACAGATTTCTTCGTACGAAGCCGACTTTTCCAGCTCGACGGTCAGGTCGACCACCGACACGTCGGAGGTCGGCACGCGGAACGACATGCCGGTCAGCTTCTTGTTCAGCTGCGGGATCACCACGCCCACGGCCTTGGCAGCACCCGTCGACGACGGAATGATGTTTTCCAGGATGCCGCGGCCGCCGCGCCAGTCCTTGTTGGACGGGCCGTCAACGGTCTTCTGGGTGGCGGTGGCAGCGTGCACGGTGGTCATCAGGCCGCGCTTGATGCCCCACTTGTCGTTCAGCACCTTGGCCACCGGTGCCAGGCAGTTGGTGGTGCAGCTCGCGTTCGAGATGATCGCTTCGCCCTTGTACGTGTCGTGGTTCACGCCGTACACGAACATCGGGGTGTCGTCCTTGGACGGGGCCGACATGATCACCTTCCTGGCGCCCGCGTCGATGTGCTTCTGCGCGCCTTCCTTGGTCAGGAAGATGCCGGTCGACTCGACCACCACGTCGGCGCCGACTTCGCCCCACTTCAGTTCGGACGGGTCCTTGACCGCGGTCAGGCGGATCTTCTTGCCGTTGACGACCAGCGTGTTGCCGTCGACCGACACTTCACCGTCGAAGCGGCCGTGCACCGAGTCGTACTTCAGCATGTACGCCAGGTAGTCGGGCTCGAGCAGATCGTTGATGGCAACGACTTCGATATCCTTGAAGTTGGCGACGGCGGCGCGGAACACCATGCGTCCGATGCGGCCGAAGCCGTTGATGCCGATCTTGATGGTCATGACTGTCTCTCCTGAGGATCGATGAAAACCGGTGGGCGCCGCTGCTGCCGCGCGGCGCACCGCGCGACTCCAGCGCCCGGATGCTTAGATAAGGGTGTCTTTCACCGTACGCACGACGTTGTCGACGGTGAAGCCGAAGTGCTTGAACAGCACGCCGGCCGGCGCCGATTCGCCGAAGGTGTCGATGCCCACTACCGCTTGGACCTGGTACTTCCACCAGAAGTCCGTCACGCCCGCCTCGACCGCCACGCGCGGCACGCCGGCCGGCAGCACGCTGGCCTTGTAGGCGGTGTCCTGCTTGTCGAACACGGTGGTCGCGGGGACCGAGACCACGCGCACATGCACGCCTTCGGCAGCCAGGTGCTCGGCCGCGCCGACCGCCAGGCCCACTTCCGAGCCGGTTGCCAGGATCACGGCGTCCGGATTGCCGGTCTGCGGGTTGACGCTGTCGCGCAGCACGTAGCCGCCGCGCGCGATATTGGCGCGGGTGGCGTCGTCGCGCTGCTGGAACGGCAGGTTCTGGCGGCTGAAGATCAGGCAGCTCGGGCCGTTCTCGCGGCGGATCGCCTCGGCCCAGGCCACGGCGGTCTCGGTGGTGTCGGCGGTACGCCAGACGTCCATGTTGGGGATCAGGCGCAGGCTGGCGACGTGCTCGATCGACTGGTGCGTCGGGCCGTCTTCGCCCAGGCCGATCGAGTC
Encoded proteins:
- the gap gene encoding type I glyceraldehyde-3-phosphate dehydrogenase, producing the protein MTIKIGINGFGRIGRMVFRAAVANFKDIEVVAINDLLEPDYLAYMLKYDSVHGRFDGEVSVDGNTLVVNGKKIRLTAVKDPSELKWGEVGADVVVESTGIFLTKEGAQKHIDAGARKVIMSAPSKDDTPMFVYGVNHDTYKGEAIISNASCTTNCLAPVAKVLNDKWGIKRGLMTTVHAATATQKTVDGPSNKDWRGGRGILENIIPSSTGAAKAVGVVIPQLNKKLTGMSFRVPTSDVSVVDLTVELEKSASYEEICAEMKAQSQGALKGVLGYTEDKVVATDFRGDARTSIFDAEAGIALDGTFIKVVSWYDNEWGYSNKVLEMARVVAK